In Brucella melitensis bv. 1 str. 16M, a genomic segment contains:
- a CDS encoding DUF2333 family protein, producing the protein MRVWDAVRGVFSFLGRFIAALARLIAVPLGALWRLFLQLGTLWKAVVAIAVIGLGGLYVYFIWQTQAWTNFNPDYPAKYSYQDAATPGEEIKAEAPLPLASEPAPADADNPAPAGQPVQAAQIPSSVRKCSPSAIADVAADLTDFNVNQNAWISSMLLYKLGFFGLDWDRTPFLDNKASFQRGINAAVRRTAIELVDNIGRLRGTSQIDGDLQKARGNLQFAEDAWYFGLNPFGPKTPTPSYYRSAIKDLRAFNGRLENCQATFDARADNLIQFVDRIASDLGSTSAILKDRAENYHAGWFDTRADDRFWFAYGQLYAYYGLLRAAHSDFRNVLAEKHLDGVWDEMEKQLRDALDMQPFIVSNGNPDAWITPSHLTTMGFYILRVRSNLVDVKQVLER; encoded by the coding sequence ATGAGAGTGTGGGATGCAGTGCGGGGCGTTTTTTCCTTCCTTGGCCGCTTTATCGCGGCGCTGGCCCGGCTGATCGCCGTGCCGCTTGGCGCTTTATGGCGGCTGTTCCTGCAGCTTGGAACCTTGTGGAAAGCCGTGGTTGCGATCGCCGTGATCGGCCTTGGCGGGCTTTATGTCTATTTCATCTGGCAAACACAGGCCTGGACCAATTTCAACCCCGACTATCCGGCAAAATATAGCTATCAGGATGCGGCGACACCCGGTGAGGAAATAAAAGCGGAAGCACCGCTCCCCCTGGCCAGTGAGCCGGCTCCCGCCGATGCGGATAATCCAGCCCCGGCAGGCCAGCCGGTTCAGGCCGCGCAGATACCGTCTTCGGTACGCAAATGTTCGCCTTCGGCCATTGCGGACGTTGCCGCCGATCTTACCGATTTCAACGTCAACCAGAATGCATGGATTTCCTCCATGCTGCTCTACAAGCTTGGCTTCTTCGGGCTTGACTGGGATCGCACACCCTTCCTCGACAACAAGGCGTCGTTTCAGCGCGGCATCAATGCCGCCGTGCGCCGCACGGCTATCGAGCTGGTTGACAATATCGGCCGTCTGCGCGGCACGTCGCAGATCGATGGGGATTTGCAGAAAGCGCGCGGCAATCTTCAGTTTGCGGAAGATGCCTGGTATTTCGGCCTCAATCCCTTCGGCCCCAAAACGCCGACACCCAGCTATTATCGCTCCGCGATCAAGGATTTGCGCGCCTTCAATGGACGGCTTGAAAATTGCCAGGCGACCTTCGATGCCCGCGCGGACAATCTGATCCAGTTTGTTGACCGCATCGCGAGCGATCTTGGCTCTACATCCGCGATCCTCAAGGACCGGGCGGAAAACTACCATGCGGGCTGGTTCGATACCCGGGCGGATGATCGTTTCTGGTTCGCCTATGGCCAGCTTTACGCCTATTACGGCTTGCTGCGTGCCGCCCATTCGGATTTCCGCAATGTGCTGGCTGAAAAGCATCTGGACGGTGTGTGGGATGAGATGGAAAAGCAGCTTCGGGATGCGCTCGACATGCAGCCATTCATCGTTTCCAATGGCAACCCGGATGCGTGGATCACGCCGTCTCACCTGACCACGATGGGCTTCTATATCCTGCGCGTTCGCTCGAACCTTGTGGATGTGAAGCAGGTTCTGGAGCGTTAA
- a CDS encoding small ribosomal subunit Rsm22 family protein yields the protein MELPASLRHAVDGALEGVALADLKRASEILSRRYRAETRDGRLHICDELAAKAYLAARLPTTYAAVRASLDSAAESCPEFAPQSMLDVGAGPGTALWAAKQCWPELQSATMIEASPAIRAVGSDLARHSGLTMLDWRAGDVVRERLEFPYADLVTIAYVLDELAPDEREKLIERLWASARQMFVIVEPGTPAGWRRILDARKALIARGAYIAAPCPHGLDCPLVAPDWCHFSQRVARSRIHRMTKDAEVPWEDEKFVYLAAVREKPAGVAARVIAPPRVGGGKVSIKLCKQDGQAEERLTTKRDGEFFRRARRADWGDAFL from the coding sequence ATGGAATTGCCTGCATCCTTGCGCCACGCGGTGGATGGCGCGCTTGAGGGCGTGGCATTGGCCGATCTGAAGCGCGCATCCGAGATTCTCTCGCGCCGCTATCGTGCGGAAACGCGCGATGGCCGCCTGCATATTTGCGACGAGCTTGCGGCGAAAGCCTATCTGGCGGCACGCTTGCCCACGACCTATGCGGCGGTGCGCGCCAGTCTGGACAGCGCCGCAGAAAGCTGCCCCGAATTTGCGCCGCAATCGATGCTTGATGTGGGGGCGGGGCCGGGTACTGCGCTTTGGGCGGCAAAGCAATGCTGGCCGGAGCTTCAATCGGCAACCATGATCGAGGCCAGTCCTGCCATTCGCGCTGTGGGCAGCGATCTTGCGCGCCATAGTGGTCTTACCATGCTTGACTGGCGGGCAGGGGATGTGGTGCGCGAAAGACTGGAATTTCCGTATGCCGATCTCGTTACCATCGCCTATGTACTGGATGAGCTTGCACCCGATGAGCGTGAAAAGCTGATCGAGCGGTTGTGGGCCTCCGCGCGGCAGATGTTCGTCATTGTGGAACCCGGCACACCGGCAGGCTGGCGGCGCATCCTCGATGCACGCAAGGCTCTGATCGCCAGGGGCGCCTATATCGCCGCGCCATGCCCGCACGGGCTGGATTGCCCGCTGGTTGCGCCCGACTGGTGCCATTTCTCGCAGCGCGTGGCGCGGTCTCGTATTCATCGCATGACGAAGGATGCGGAAGTGCCGTGGGAGGACGAGAAATTCGTCTATCTTGCCGCTGTGCGTGAAAAGCCCGCTGGCGTGGCCGCGCGGGTGATTGCTCCGCCAAGGGTTGGCGGCGGCAAGGTTTCCATCAAGCTTTGCAAGCAGGACGGGCAGGCGGAAGAACGTCTGACCACGAAACGGGACGGTGAATTCTTCCGCCGGGCGCGCCGTGCGGAT